The Geminocystis sp. NIES-3708 genomic sequence AATTGAAAATTAGAAGTTTTTTCCCTTCTTTCTCTTAATCAATCATTAAAGGTAGAAACTTTTTTGATTACTCTGGATGATGAATGTCATTTTGATTATTGGAAGAGGATGAATTATAAGTATTTTCTAACCATGATTTAATCCAAGGAGTAGGGATAGGAGTATGTAATGGTTTTAATCCGTTTAACACTTCTGGTAAACCTAATGATTCTAAAGGTTTTGCTTCTCTAAGTTTATGCCATACTGAACGTGACATTAATAAATTTTGATTGATTCTTTCTGCCCCTAATTTTTCGAGATATTCTTCTCTTTCGGGTTGATAATCTGAGGAAGAGACTAATAAAGATTGGGATGGTAGAGTTTGAATTACTGTTGCCATTTGACTAATCAGTTTTGGATAAAGCCATGTATAAGCAGGATGTACAGTTAATTTTGCTTCATGGGGTTTACTACCGTCTTTAGATAAACATAGTTTAAAGTAACCAATGGCGGCTTTTCTCTGAGGTTCAAATACATAAGCACTAATTTCTTCTGTATGATTTAACCATGCTTGAATTTTTTGACAAATAAAACTACCAAATCCTACTTTAAAATCTTCAATATGACGATCAAAAATTTGTCGTAACATAGGTGGCATAGAAACACAGTCTAATTGATAAAGTAGTTTTGCATCGGCATTACTGGCGGGTAATAAATTAGGTAAATTAGGTTCTTGTTGTGCTAATTTATCGAGTATTTCTGGTTTACAATGCCAGTGAGTCATTTGTGCTAGAGGTTGAAATCCATTTTCTCGATATAAACCAAGGGTATTTTTTTCGTTAATATTAACTTCTAATATCCATGTTCTAGCTTCCCATATTTTTTCAAAACAGTATCTTAAAAGTTGTGAGCCAATGCTACGATTACCGATGAGTAAATGGCTAATGGATGTATTGTAATTAATTAAAACTTGTTCTACCTTCCATGTACTACGAGTATGATTAAAAGGAGCAATTTGTATTAAACCCTGAATTTGTTCATCTTTTTCTGCCACAT encodes the following:
- a CDS encoding GNAT family N-acetyltransferase, with translation MNTSTSTKSSLKIRSIQYRDLNSVSTLLQQRLSVEFNNHQAILLEKIQKYQSFYGLLQLSKLLPIPLSSDFYIYVAEKDEQIQGLIQIAPFNHTRSTWKVEQVLINYNTSISHLLIGNRSIGSQLLRYCFEKIWEARTWILEVNINEKNTLGLYRENGFQPLAQMTHWHCKPEILDKLAQQEPNLPNLLPASNADAKLLYQLDCVSMPPMLRQIFDRHIEDFKVGFGSFICQKIQAWLNHTEEISAYVFEPQRKAAIGYFKLCLSKDGSKPHEAKLTVHPAYTWLYPKLISQMATVIQTLPSQSLLVSSSDYQPEREEYLEKLGAERINQNLLMSRSVWHKLREAKPLESLGLPEVLNGLKPLHTPIPTPWIKSWLENTYNSSSSNNQNDIHHPE